The genomic DNA TGCACCGATTATAAACGCGGGTTTGTGCTGGGATTTTCGCACCGGATGTTTGAGAAGACGGGGGACCGCCAGCTGAGCGCCTGGGAAGCGGGAATTCTGACGCGGCGCTATGGCCTCGACAAAGAGATGGTCATGGATTTTTTCAGAGAGCACGATTCCAGTACTACCGTGCGTTATTTTATGGCGGGATACCGTCTGGAAGGGCAATAAAACCGGGCGCAGAGCGCCCGATTAACGCCGCTACTGCTGACGCTTATCTTCCGTGTTGGTGTCAAAATCGCTAGCGTCATGCCGCTCGTGCAGCTGTTCATTCAACGGGCCGCTGGTGCGGTT from Klebsiella sp. WP3-W18-ESBL-02 includes the following:
- a CDS encoding DUF2623 family protein encodes the protein MDNHFGKGLIAGLKAPYADSAQKVIGFCTDYKRGFVLGFSHRMFEKTGDRQLSAWEAGILTRRYGLDKEMVMDFFREHDSSTTVRYFMAGYRLEGQ